In Pseudomonas asiatica, the following are encoded in one genomic region:
- a CDS encoding non-ribosomal peptide synthetase, which yields MALVQRFIGLPLPQRKLFLEKLAAKGMSLAQLPIPEVRGEHPLPALSYAQQRQWFLWQWEPASATYNIPAALKFKGNLDTTALQLAFAALIERHETLRTTFRRDGEQAVQVIHGQLPFELVIEEQANADEAAVRAWVETEAGQPFDLEQGPLLRARLLRLAADQHVLVLTLHHIVADGWSMPVMVNELVQFYQGFSQGQVTQLPALPIQYADYAIWQRSWMEAGEQARQLAYWTEQLGDEQPVLELPLDHPRPAMPSHRGARLPIVLGDGLANNLKRVAQQQGVTPFMLLLASFQTLLHRYSGQADIRVGVPIANRNRVETERLIGFFVNTQVLRAEFDVQLTFSELLQQVRQRALGAQAHQDLPFEQLVDALQPERNLSHNPLFQVLYNHQTQAKGEPRRIAGLEMEELAWDNHTAKFDLALDTSEHEKGIGASLTYATDLFDASTIERMARHWLNLLEAIVRQPGQRISELPLLGEDEQQAVLRDWNRNTVAFPDERTIHELIEAQVVAAPEAPAVTFGEQTLSYGELNRRANQLAHKLIERGVGPDVLVGIAMERSLDMVVGLLGILKAGGAYVPLDPEYPEDRLSYMFADSGIALLLTQSHLRKALPIPVGLHSLDLDVEDLTGYSDANPNIEVAPQNLAYVIYTSGSTGKPKGTLLPHQNVVRLFATTQDWFRFDASDVWTVFHSYAFDFSVWELFGALLYGGRAVMVAKDVARSTEDFHALLQREQVTVLNQTPSAFRQLIPVACAAARQGQGQGLALRHVVFGGEALDVGSLEPWFEVFGDRQPRLINMYGITETTVHVTYRPITQADLAKGASSPIGEVIPDLSWYLLDAALNPVAPGSHGELVIGQAGLARGYHGRPGLTAERFVPNPFDSQGGRLYRSGDLARYGGAGTVEYLGRIDHQVKIRGFRIELGEIEARLQAQASVAQGVVLAQDGPGGKQLVGYVVPADAVVMASTEAQAAERDVLRTALKASLPDYMVPAHLLFLARLPLTANGKLDRRALPQPDASLLQAAYVAPQSELEQQIAAIWADVLKLERVGLDDNFFELGGDSIVSLQVVGKARQAGVQFTPKQLFQHQTVQGLATVARRVVEGIGEQGPITGSTPLTPIQQWFFEADIGERGHWNQSILLTPSEPLQADRLHDALLALVAHHDALRLGFEQQEGVWQAEYKPQRQARILWEHACADEEALAALADQAQRSLNLQQGLLVRALLASLPDGSQRLLLVIHHLAVDGVSWRLLLEDLQQAYQALGNRQPLQLPAKTSAYKTWAQHLQAYAQSEALQAELAYWQAQLQGTSDHLPCANALGGNQQQHAASVSTRLGREATWQLLHDAPAAYRTQINDLLLTALARVIARWTERPEVLVRLEGHGREDLFDDIDLSRTVGWFTSMYPVKLSPLGGIAESIKAVKEQLRAVPNKGLGYGALKYMGPAGAREALAALPQGEIVFNYLGQFDGSFDEQSGLFAPAREYGGAAKPADAPLDSQIALNGQVYGGELKLGWTFSAQRYDTAVMQKLADDYAAELGALIAHCCEPGNRGVTPSDFPLAALRQQQLDELPAVARQVADIYPLSPMQQGMLFHSLQGPEGALYINQTSVEVKGLEIERFVAAWQQVIDCHDILRSAFWSAPHLAEPLQLVYRKVELPVVVHDWRDRLVSAQMLQALAEADAAQGLDLSVAPLMRLTLVRLDDERLHLLWTRHHILMDGWSTSRLLGEVLQTYHGHPARAPAGRFGDYIRWLAGQPKAALEQFWRGKLQELESPTWLADSLAARPAADLQGHAALYLRWDASRTRQLREQAQRLRITPNTLIQATWLLLLQRYTGQATVCFGATVAGRPAGLPGADEMLGLFINTLPVVQTPQPQQRIVDWLQQLQACNLELRDHEHAALADVQRWAGQAGQALFDSIVVFENYPVDERLQEGGGGSLQFGEVSNRDVTNYAMDLAVHLGETLSVEFLYLRNRFTEQATDSIRGSFERLLEGMLDNPHATVGSLDMLTPAQAQQAQARNGLQPCEQAMPRLAELIARHAQARPEAIAVACGERQLSYAQLDERANRLAHHLIALGARPEVTVGIALERSVEVIVAFLAVMKTGAAYVPLDIDYPQDRLQWIVEDSAMHLLVTSSGLRQRFAGVEHCVELDLLAIASLPSDAPQVMVHDTNLAYLIYTSGSTGKPKGVAVSHGQIGMHCQAIARLYEMDESTRELLFMSFAFDGAQERWLSTLSSGGCLVVRGSQLWTAEQTWQVLHAERIDIACFPPAYLQQLAEFAQTRQEAAPPVRIYCFGGDAVPDALFELVKRTLRPQFLTNGYGPTETVVTPLLWKVSAQQSCQAVYAPIGERVGQRTLHVLDQGLNPVPDGVAGELYIGGEGVARGYHQRPSLTAERFVADPFAQGGRLYRTGDRVRRRADGVIDFIGRLDNQLKVRGFRIEPGEVEARLRNLADVRDAVVVAREGATGKQLVAYLVTGNGVTSATPLRDALRADLPDYMVPTQWVLLPAFPLTPNGKIDRNALPAPELAGRPVRVAPRDDTEKALAAIWREVLEVDEVGVDDNFFELGGDSLRVLKMLSKVRARPDLSIELKLRDVIARPTIGELSGYTDGDVALDPLLLLNSRVTGAKPLFCLHAGFGTVFDYEPLARRLEGHCSVYGVQCRMLLDRNWQDDSLQAMAIDYAQYIRQKQPEGPYQLAGWSLGGTLAVLVAQELEAQGQQVWLLGLVDSFIPTGAPATPAADWSADLGSFLSVLLGLAKEQLVLPAVAAGSGVPLLERLIEEARSGLQVASAFASVESAELAHTFAVAMRLKALSERLPALPATRAAALCWWAGDHGQRFAVHGSGENHAVAAGHYDILKHREVIEGLAARLVAEPVMG from the coding sequence ATGGCCCTGGTGCAGCGCTTCATCGGCCTGCCGCTGCCACAGCGCAAACTCTTCCTCGAGAAACTGGCGGCGAAGGGCATGAGCCTGGCCCAGTTGCCGATCCCCGAGGTGCGCGGTGAGCATCCGTTGCCGGCGCTTTCATACGCCCAGCAACGGCAGTGGTTCCTGTGGCAATGGGAGCCTGCCAGTGCCACCTACAACATCCCGGCTGCCTTGAAATTCAAGGGGAATCTGGATACCACAGCTCTGCAACTGGCCTTCGCGGCCTTGATCGAGCGACATGAAACGCTGCGTACCACGTTCCGTCGCGACGGTGAGCAGGCGGTGCAGGTCATTCATGGCCAGCTGCCGTTCGAGCTGGTCATCGAAGAGCAGGCAAACGCCGACGAGGCCGCTGTGCGGGCCTGGGTCGAGACCGAGGCAGGGCAACCGTTCGACCTGGAGCAGGGGCCGCTGCTGCGGGCCCGGTTGCTGCGCCTGGCGGCGGACCAGCACGTGCTGGTGCTGACCCTGCACCATATCGTCGCCGACGGCTGGTCGATGCCAGTGATGGTCAATGAGCTGGTGCAGTTCTATCAAGGTTTCAGCCAGGGCCAGGTAACGCAACTGCCGGCCCTGCCGATCCAGTATGCCGACTATGCCATTTGGCAGCGTAGCTGGATGGAAGCCGGCGAGCAGGCGCGGCAGCTGGCCTACTGGACCGAACAATTGGGTGATGAGCAACCGGTGCTGGAGCTGCCGCTGGACCATCCGCGCCCGGCCATGCCGAGCCACAGAGGGGCACGGTTGCCGATCGTGCTGGGCGATGGGCTGGCCAACAACCTGAAAAGGGTTGCCCAGCAGCAGGGCGTGACGCCGTTCATGCTGCTGCTGGCCAGCTTCCAGACCCTGCTGCATCGCTACTCGGGCCAGGCTGATATCCGCGTTGGGGTACCGATTGCCAACCGCAACCGGGTCGAGACCGAGCGCCTGATCGGCTTCTTCGTCAACACCCAGGTGCTGCGGGCCGAGTTCGATGTGCAGCTGACGTTCAGCGAGCTGCTGCAACAGGTCAGGCAACGTGCCCTGGGCGCCCAGGCCCATCAGGACCTGCCGTTCGAACAGCTGGTCGATGCGCTGCAACCGGAGCGCAACCTGAGCCACAATCCGCTGTTCCAGGTGTTGTACAACCATCAGACCCAGGCCAAGGGCGAGCCCCGACGTATAGCGGGGCTGGAGATGGAGGAGTTGGCCTGGGACAACCACACCGCCAAGTTCGACCTGGCTTTGGACACCTCCGAGCATGAAAAGGGCATCGGGGCTTCGTTGACGTACGCCACCGACCTGTTCGACGCCAGCACCATCGAGCGCATGGCGCGGCATTGGCTCAACCTGCTGGAAGCTATCGTGCGCCAGCCCGGGCAACGCATCAGTGAGCTGCCATTGCTGGGCGAGGACGAGCAGCAGGCCGTGCTGCGTGACTGGAACCGCAACACCGTCGCCTTCCCGGATGAGCGAACCATTCATGAGCTGATCGAGGCCCAAGTGGTCGCCGCCCCCGAAGCCCCGGCAGTCACCTTCGGCGAGCAGACCCTGAGCTATGGCGAACTGAACCGCCGGGCCAACCAGCTGGCGCACAAGCTGATCGAGCGCGGCGTTGGCCCTGATGTGCTGGTAGGCATCGCCATGGAGCGCAGCCTGGACATGGTGGTCGGACTGCTGGGCATTCTCAAGGCCGGTGGTGCCTATGTGCCGCTGGACCCGGAGTACCCGGAAGACCGCCTCAGCTACATGTTTGCCGACAGTGGCATCGCCTTGCTGCTGACCCAGTCGCACCTGCGCAAAGCCCTGCCGATCCCGGTTGGCCTGCACAGCCTGGATCTGGATGTCGAAGACCTGACCGGCTACAGCGATGCCAACCCGAATATCGAAGTAGCCCCGCAGAACCTGGCCTACGTGATCTACACCTCCGGCTCCACCGGCAAGCCCAAGGGTACGCTGCTGCCGCACCAGAACGTGGTCCGGTTGTTCGCGACGACCCAGGACTGGTTCCGTTTCGATGCCAGTGACGTGTGGACGGTGTTCCACTCCTACGCCTTCGACTTCTCGGTATGGGAGCTGTTCGGCGCGCTGTTGTATGGCGGCCGGGCGGTGATGGTGGCCAAGGACGTGGCGCGCTCCACCGAGGACTTCCATGCGCTGCTGCAGCGTGAGCAGGTGACGGTGCTGAACCAGACGCCGTCGGCGTTCCGCCAATTGATCCCGGTTGCCTGCGCGGCAGCGCGGCAGGGGCAGGGGCAGGGCCTGGCCCTGCGGCATGTGGTGTTCGGCGGCGAAGCGCTGGACGTGGGCAGCCTCGAGCCCTGGTTCGAGGTGTTCGGCGACCGGCAGCCACGGCTGATCAACATGTACGGCATCACCGAAACCACGGTGCATGTGACCTACCGGCCGATCACCCAGGCCGATTTGGCCAAGGGCGCGAGCAGCCCGATCGGCGAGGTGATCCCGGACCTGTCGTGGTACCTGCTGGATGCCGCACTGAACCCGGTGGCCCCGGGCAGCCACGGCGAACTGGTGATCGGCCAGGCCGGCCTGGCACGGGGGTATCACGGGCGCCCGGGGCTGACCGCCGAGCGCTTCGTGCCCAACCCGTTCGACAGCCAGGGTGGCCGCCTGTACCGCTCGGGCGACCTGGCCCGCTACGGCGGCGCGGGGACGGTGGAGTACCTGGGGCGGATCGACCATCAGGTGAAGATTCGAGGTTTTCGCATCGAACTGGGCGAGATCGAGGCGCGGCTGCAGGCGCAGGCCAGCGTGGCCCAGGGCGTGGTCCTGGCCCAGGACGGCCCGGGCGGCAAGCAGCTGGTGGGTTATGTGGTGCCTGCCGATGCGGTCGTGATGGCCAGCACCGAGGCCCAGGCTGCCGAGCGGGATGTGCTGCGCACTGCGCTGAAGGCGAGCTTGCCGGACTACATGGTGCCGGCCCACCTGCTGTTCCTGGCCAGGCTGCCGTTGACCGCCAACGGCAAGCTGGACCGCCGTGCATTGCCGCAACCGGACGCCAGCCTGCTGCAAGCGGCATATGTGGCCCCGCAGAGCGAACTGGAACAACAGATCGCGGCGATCTGGGCCGATGTGCTGAAACTGGAGCGCGTAGGCCTGGACGACAACTTCTTTGAACTGGGTGGCGATTCCATCGTTTCCCTGCAGGTCGTGGGCAAGGCCCGCCAGGCCGGCGTGCAGTTCACCCCCAAGCAACTGTTCCAGCATCAGACCGTACAAGGCCTGGCCACGGTGGCGCGGCGTGTTGTCGAAGGTATTGGCGAGCAAGGGCCGATCACGGGCAGCACACCGCTGACACCGATTCAGCAATGGTTCTTCGAGGCCGACATTGGCGAGCGTGGGCATTGGAACCAGTCGATTCTGCTGACACCCAGCGAACCCCTGCAAGCGGACCGCCTGCACGATGCGTTGCTGGCACTGGTCGCCCATCATGATGCACTGCGCCTGGGCTTCGAGCAGCAGGAGGGGGTCTGGCAAGCCGAGTACAAGCCACAGCGGCAGGCGCGGATACTCTGGGAGCATGCGTGCGCGGACGAGGAGGCGTTGGCCGCACTTGCTGACCAGGCCCAACGCAGCCTGAACCTGCAGCAAGGCTTGCTGGTCCGTGCGCTGCTGGCCAGCCTGCCCGATGGCAGCCAGCGTCTGCTGCTGGTCATTCATCACCTGGCGGTAGATGGCGTGTCGTGGCGCCTGTTGCTGGAGGACCTGCAACAGGCCTATCAGGCCCTGGGCAACCGACAGCCGCTGCAATTGCCAGCCAAGACCAGCGCCTACAAGACCTGGGCGCAGCACCTGCAGGCCTATGCCCAGAGCGAGGCGCTGCAAGCGGAACTTGCCTACTGGCAAGCGCAGTTGCAAGGCACCAGCGACCACCTGCCGTGCGCCAATGCGCTGGGCGGCAACCAGCAGCAGCACGCTGCGTCGGTCAGTACGAGGCTGGGCCGCGAAGCCACCTGGCAGTTGTTGCACGATGCCCCTGCGGCCTATCGCACGCAGATCAATGACCTGTTGCTGACAGCCCTGGCTCGGGTGATCGCCCGCTGGACCGAGCGGCCGGAGGTGCTGGTCAGGCTGGAAGGCCATGGGCGGGAAGACCTGTTCGATGACATTGACCTGAGCCGCACGGTGGGCTGGTTCACCAGCATGTACCCAGTGAAGCTGAGCCCGCTGGGCGGGATCGCCGAATCGATCAAGGCGGTCAAGGAGCAGCTGCGGGCTGTGCCGAACAAAGGCCTTGGCTATGGCGCGCTGAAGTACATGGGGCCGGCTGGTGCGCGTGAGGCCCTGGCTGCGTTGCCTCAGGGCGAGATCGTGTTCAACTACCTCGGGCAGTTCGACGGTAGCTTCGACGAGCAGTCGGGCTTGTTCGCACCCGCGCGCGAATACGGCGGTGCGGCCAAACCAGCCGATGCGCCACTCGATAGCCAGATCGCCCTGAACGGCCAGGTATACGGCGGCGAGCTGAAACTTGGCTGGACCTTCAGTGCGCAGCGCTACGACACAGCGGTCATGCAAAAGTTGGCAGATGACTATGCCGCAGAGCTTGGCGCGCTGATCGCTCATTGCTGCGAGCCGGGCAACCGTGGTGTTACGCCTTCGGACTTCCCACTGGCCGCGCTGCGCCAACAACAGCTGGATGAGCTGCCGGCAGTTGCACGGCAGGTTGCCGATATCTACCCGCTGTCGCCGATGCAGCAGGGCATGCTGTTCCATTCGCTGCAGGGGCCTGAAGGCGCGCTTTACATAAACCAGACTTCGGTGGAAGTCAAAGGCCTGGAAATCGAACGGTTCGTGGCAGCCTGGCAGCAGGTGATCGACTGCCACGATATCCTGCGCAGTGCCTTCTGGTCGGCGCCCCACTTGGCCGAACCTTTGCAGCTTGTCTACCGCAAGGTCGAATTGCCGGTGGTCGTGCATGACTGGCGCGATCGTCTGGTAAGTGCGCAGATGCTGCAGGCGCTGGCCGAGGCCGATGCCGCACAAGGCCTGGACCTGAGTGTCGCACCGTTGATGCGCCTGACCCTGGTGCGGCTGGACGACGAACGTTTGCACCTGCTGTGGACCCGTCATCACATACTGATGGACGGCTGGAGTACCTCGCGGCTGCTTGGCGAGGTGTTGCAGACTTACCATGGCCACCCTGCGCGAGCGCCGGCAGGGCGGTTTGGCGATTACATCCGCTGGCTTGCCGGGCAGCCCAAGGCGGCGCTGGAGCAGTTCTGGCGCGGCAAGCTGCAAGAGCTGGAAAGCCCCACCTGGCTGGCGGACAGCCTGGCGGCTCGCCCCGCGGCAGACCTGCAGGGGCACGCCGCGCTGTACCTGCGTTGGGATGCCTCGCGTACCCGGCAACTGCGCGAGCAGGCCCAGCGCTTGCGCATCACCCCAAACACCTTGATCCAAGCGACCTGGCTGCTGCTGCTTCAGCGCTATACCGGGCAAGCCACGGTGTGCTTCGGCGCCACCGTGGCGGGCCGGCCAGCCGGCTTGCCCGGTGCCGACGAAATGCTGGGTTTGTTCATCAACACCTTGCCGGTGGTGCAGACGCCCCAACCGCAGCAGCGGATTGTCGACTGGCTGCAGCAACTGCAGGCCTGCAACCTGGAACTGCGCGACCACGAACATGCAGCCTTGGCCGATGTGCAACGCTGGGCAGGGCAGGCAGGGCAAGCGTTGTTCGACAGCATCGTGGTGTTCGAGAACTACCCGGTGGACGAGCGCCTGCAGGAAGGTGGTGGTGGCTCGCTGCAGTTCGGTGAGGTGAGCAACCGCGACGTGACCAACTACGCCATGGACCTGGCGGTGCATCTGGGCGAGACGCTCTCTGTCGAGTTCCTCTACTTGCGCAACCGCTTCACGGAGCAAGCCACCGACAGCATTCGTGGCAGTTTCGAACGGCTGCTCGAGGGCATGCTCGACAACCCTCACGCCACCGTGGGCAGCCTGGACATGCTGACCCCGGCGCAAGCGCAGCAGGCCCAGGCTCGCAACGGCTTGCAGCCATGCGAGCAGGCCATGCCAAGGCTGGCCGAGCTGATTGCCAGGCATGCCCAGGCGCGGCCAGAGGCAATTGCGGTGGCCTGTGGCGAGCGACAGTTGAGCTATGCCCAACTGGATGAGCGTGCCAACCGCCTGGCACACCACCTGATTGCCTTGGGGGCGCGCCCGGAGGTTACGGTCGGCATCGCCCTGGAACGCTCGGTGGAGGTGATCGTGGCATTCCTGGCGGTGATGAAAACCGGCGCCGCCTATGTGCCGCTGGATATCGACTACCCGCAGGATCGCTTGCAGTGGATTGTCGAGGATTCGGCCATGCACCTGCTGGTGACCAGCAGCGGCTTGCGCCAGCGTTTTGCCGGGGTGGAGCACTGCGTGGAGCTGGACCTTCTGGCTATCGCCAGCTTGCCGTCCGATGCCCCTCAGGTGATGGTGCACGACACCAACCTGGCGTACCTGATCTATACCTCTGGTTCCACCGGCAAGCCCAAGGGCGTGGCGGTCAGTCACGGGCAGATCGGCATGCACTGCCAGGCAATCGCCCGCCTTTACGAAATGGATGAAAGCACTCGCGAGCTGTTGTTCATGTCGTTCGCTTTCGACGGTGCCCAGGAGCGTTGGCTGTCGACCTTGTCGTCAGGCGGCTGCCTGGTGGTGCGCGGTAGCCAGCTGTGGACTGCCGAGCAAACCTGGCAGGTACTGCATGCCGAGCGCATCGACATTGCCTGCTTCCCACCGGCGTATCTGCAGCAACTGGCCGAGTTCGCGCAAACCCGGCAGGAAGCCGCACCGCCGGTGCGCATCTATTGCTTTGGCGGTGACGCGGTGCCCGATGCACTGTTCGAACTGGTCAAGCGGACCTTGCGCCCGCAGTTCCTGACCAATGGCTACGGGCCTACCGAAACGGTCGTGACCCCCCTGTTGTGGAAAGTATCGGCACAGCAGTCATGCCAGGCGGTGTATGCGCCGATCGGTGAGCGGGTTGGCCAGCGCACGCTGCATGTGCTGGACCAGGGCCTGAACCCGGTGCCCGATGGCGTGGCCGGGGAGCTCTACATTGGTGGCGAGGGTGTGGCGCGCGGGTATCACCAGCGTCCGTCCCTGACCGCCGAGCGCTTTGTCGCCGACCCGTTTGCCCAGGGCGGGCGGCTGTACCGCACCGGTGACCGGGTGCGTCGTCGTGCGGATGGCGTGATCGATTTCATCGGCCGCCTGGACAACCAGTTGAAGGTTCGCGGTTTCCGTATCGAACCTGGGGAAGTCGAAGCACGGCTGCGTAATCTGGCGGATGTGCGGGATGCTGTGGTGGTGGCCAGGGAGGGCGCTACCGGCAAGCAATTGGTGGCGTATCTGGTCACCGGCAATGGGGTGACTTCCGCTACGCCATTGCGTGACGCCTTGCGTGCCGACCTGCCGGACTACATGGTGCCGACCCAGTGGGTATTGCTGCCGGCGTTTCCACTCACGCCCAATGGCAAGATCGATCGCAATGCGCTGCCGGCCCCGGAGTTGGCCGGGCGCCCGGTGCGGGTGGCTCCGCGCGATGACACGGAGAAGGCGCTGGCGGCCATCTGGCGGGAAGTGCTGGAGGTGGATGAAGTTGGTGTCGATGACAACTTCTTCGAGTTGGGGGGCGATTCGCTGCGCGTGCTGAAGATGCTGTCGAAGGTACGAGCACGGCCCGACCTGTCGATCGAGCTGAAACTGCGCGATGTCATTGCCAGGCCAACCATTGGCGAGCTTTCCGGCTATACCGATGGCGACGTCGCCCTTGATCCGCTGCTGCTGCTCAACAGCCGGGTAACCGGGGCCAAGCCTCTGTTCTGCCTGCATGCAGGCTTTGGCACGGTGTTCGACTACGAGCCGCTGGCGCGCCGGCTGGAAGGGCATTGCAGCGTCTACGGCGTGCAATGCCGCATGCTGCTCGATCGCAACTGGCAGGATGATTCGTTGCAGGCCATGGCGATCGACTATGCCCAGTACATTCGCCAGAAGCAGCCCGAAGGGCCATACCAGCTTGCCGGCTGGTCGCTGGGTGGCACGCTGGCGGTGCTGGTGGCCCAGGAGCTGGAAGCCCAGGGCCAGCAAGTATGGTTGCTTGGCCTGGTCGACAGTTTTATCCCAACCGGTGCGCCGGCGACGCCGGCAGCGGACTGGAGTGCCGACCTTGGCAGCTTCCTGAGTGTGCTGCTGGGGCTGGCAAAAGAGCAGTTGGTACTGCCTGCGGTTGCGGCGGGCAGTGGTGTGCCGCTGCTTGAGCGGCTGATCGAAGAGGCACGCTCGGGGCTGCAGGTAGCGTCGGCCTTCGCCAGTGTCGAAAGCGCTGAACTGGCCCACACCTTTGCCGTGGCGATGCGGCTCAAGGCGTTGTCGGAACGGTTGCCGGCATTGCCGGCAACCCGCGCCGCTGCCTTGTGCTGGTGGGCAGGTGACCATGGCCAACGCTTCGCGGTTCACGGGAGCGGTGAGAACCACGCGGTTGCAGCGGGTCACTATGACATCCTCAAGCATCGGGAAGTGATCGAGGGGCTCGCGGCCAGGCTGGTGGCGGAGCCGGTCATGGGTTGA